One Orcinus orca chromosome 7, mOrcOrc1.1, whole genome shotgun sequence genomic window carries:
- the PPIL3 gene encoding peptidyl-prolyl cis-trans isomerase-like 3, translating into MSVTLHTDVGDIKIEVFCERTPKTCENFLALCASNYYNGCIFHRNIKGFMVQTGDPTGTGRGGSSIWGKKFEDEYSEYLKHNVRGVVSMANNGPNTNGSQFFITYGKQPHLDMKYTVFGKVIDGLETLDELEKLPVNEKTYRPLNDVHIKDITIHANPFAQ; encoded by the exons atg TCGGTGACACTGCATACAGATGTAGGTGATATTAAAATCGAAGTCTTCTGTGAGAGGACACCCAAAACATGTGAA AATTTCTTGGCTCTTTGTGCCAGTAATTACTACAATGGCTGTATATTTCATAGAAATATCAAGGGTTTCATGGTTCAAACAGGAGATCCAACAG GTACTGGAAGAGGAGGTAGCAGTATCTGGGGCAAGAAATTTGAAGATGAATACAGTGAATATCTTAAG CACAACGTTAGAGGTGTTGTATCTATGGCTAATAATGGCCCAAACACCAATGGATCTCAGTTCTTCATCAcctatgggaagcagccacatctgGACATGAAATACACAGTATTTGGAAA GGTAATAGATGGTCTGGAGACTCTAGATGAATTGGAGAAGTTACCAGTAAATGAGAAGACATATCGACCTCTTAATGATGTACACATTAAGGACATAACTATTCATGCCAACCCATTTGCTCAGTAG